In Enoplosus armatus isolate fEnoArm2 chromosome 12, fEnoArm2.hap1, whole genome shotgun sequence, the DNA window TGGTCCAGTAATTGCCAGCTCCTTTGGCTCAGTCTGTGCTTCCCAGTTTCCTGCACACTACTGGGGCAGAGAGTAAGATGAGTTCAAGGCTGCCATGGCTTCCTGTCTTTGCCTCTCTGATCAAGAATGTGTTTGTAGCGACATTTGTCCCCAAAATGGCAGCCGGTGGTTCTCCAGAAGTAACACTCGTCTCCGTTCACTGGGCCGCGTCGTCGAGGTCTGGGCAGAGAGGACGATGACATggagacaaaagacagagaaagcatATTAAGTATAAAAGCAATTAAAACTACCGTTCTATTGTGATTTCAGTGACCTAGAGAGTTGAAGTGCTTCTTACCCAGCAGCTGCCCCTGCCTGCTGTGTGACAGGGAGACAGGTCTTAAGTGGAATGGGAAGGACCTTCTGAGTGCGACGGTCAGGATAGCGTACCACTAAACGTGTGTTCTCAATACAATAACCCTGTGAGATGAAGCATACATGCAACTCTAATTCCATAACAAAGttctttaaaaacaagacacaagatTGAGAGACGGAAACCAAATAAGTACTCACATTTAGTTTCTCCATGGCACGAGCTGCCATGTTTGCATTCTTGAAGTTGACAAAGGCACAGAACCTCTCATGTAACACACGGATACTCTCTATCTCACCATACCTACAGCGCAAAGCAAACGACACAACTCAATAACCACCTAGGTTAAATATTAGATTTCCATGTTTCTGTTCAATGAGGTGTTTGCTGAAATGTCTTTCCAATTATTGAATTACGAAGAGAAACATTGTGTTTATATAGACTGAATTGAAGTCATAAATTAGTATTAGTAAAATTTTAATGGACTAAAGTcatacaatttaaaaaggtcCCATAGGTGTTTCTCAGTCAGCTCAGTCGTCACATTTCCCACCCACAGAGATGGACAAGGGCTTCtgaaggaaagagaaggaatGTGACTGAAAGCAATTAAAATTACAGCTCAGATGCATAAATTGTTGAAACTCAGGAAACTCAAGAACACGAAAGGTGCGACAACCTATGAAGACAAATGCGTAAACTAAGGTGAACAAAATCCATTTTAGCCTCAAGAGAGGCTACCAACCCTTCTGACCCCTAGTTTTGATTGGTCAAATAAATGGTCACCTACCCTGGTTGTACAACTGATGGATCTTGGCTCccagctgcaaaacaaaaagagcatcATCATtagaataaatagaaaaatcagaaaagaaagaaaaaatgtgcaggcctttttaaaaaaaaaaataaaataggtACATGTGGTCGTACCCCTGACAGCATCAGAACAAGATGCCACAACAGCCTGCACAGTGGAAAATTTCTCCAGCAGTAGGACGCTTTGCATTTCTTCAAAACCAAGCTCCTGAAGAAAGAATAGAACAGAAAAATTAATAACTAGTCATGAAAATACAGTCAAAGGAATTATGTTTGAAGTCAAGATGACTAGTTTACTAACAAAATGTCACTTCTAATGTAAAGTTCAGAGGAATATCTGGTTAATTTCATTCACAGCTACCGAGCTTACAATAAACACCTTTGCCACTTTGTTTGCGGGTGTATTTACCATCAACTGCAGCACTTTGCAGTTAAAGAGGTCGTTGACAGCCTCCTCACAGTCTTTGTCCAGTTTCAGTACCTGCTCCATAGCCTTCTCTGCCTCACTGTAccgctacaacacacacacacgcacacacacacacacacacacacacacacacacacacacacacacacacacacacacacacacacacacacacacacacacacacacacacacacacacacacacacaccaacaaaaatTAGTTAGTAAAGGCTAATCTTATCACAAAGGCTAAAGTGTGAAGCTATTCAGCAGATTTGTCTTTGACTACATGCTATATCTCATGACCAAAGTGGCTTGTACCCACCTTCATGCCCATGAGAGCACTGCCCTTGCGAAAGTGTCCTTTGGGCCAGTCTGGGGCCAGCTGAATGGAGCGCTCAGCATCTGCCAGGGCCTGAGGGTACTGCTCCAAGCAGTAATAGCAATAGGAACGATTCCCAAAGAACCTACAggaagtaatttaaaaaatgcaaaaggaaTATGTTACATGTGTCTAAATTCTCCCTTTGTAATAAACTAGTCCCAACCACAGACGAGGTACCTGTAATCCTTTGGATCACATTTGATGGCTTCTGTAAACATACTGACTGCTTGTGCGTACTGGCCCTCTTGCACCAGCTTTATCCCTTTTTCTGCCAGATAGAAAAAAATGCTTGGAAATAATTCTCTGTTGAGTCGGTAGCCCGAAGGCTCCACTGACCACAGTGCTGCACGCTGTTATGCTTTTACAAAGGAATGTGTGATCAATAATTTCCTCAAAggctctgtttctttttcaatgaataacacatttaaaggcTGGTTATGTACGCTGCTATGCAGTGACGCACTTACCTGTCAGTGACGCGCTTTTCTTGGTCATGGTGTCAGTTCCATTTGTCTGtcagaaaaatattattttcatcagtTCGTATTCACAGCTGTGAAAATGTACATCAAGTTCTGAACATTGTCAACAGGAAATGCTCTGATTTGATTTGCCTTTTCAAATTGGATGCGtaaaacatgcataaatacataaatactacagctgagaaaataaatatataaaatatttacatatataattTCTTAAactacagaaacaacaaaacacttttaGAAGTTTGTAGCAGCTGGTTGAGTGTTTTAGCTTTATGAATctactttgttttgtcattgacaAATGCCAATATATACAGTAGTCTGACTAAAGCAATGCATTAGCCTAATTCAAGACACAAATGACTAAAAGGTCTAAGCTTCATCCTACAGCTGAGATATAAtaggtcaacacacacacaaacacacattccaaCAACTGTTGTAAGGGCTTTTGTAGTCCAGAGTCCACTCATCAGACTTTGGAACTGTTGCCACAAGAAAAAATAGTGGACAGTTGTGACGTGAGCGCTTGTTGTCCTCACCTTACATTATCTATTAGCATTCATTCACCTCTCTCCTGACCTCATTCTCCTTGTTCTCTTTGGACTTGCGACTTGATCCTTTGGGCTTGATATGGCTAGCAGCATTTGCAAAGAAGGCGCTGCTCACGTCCCACTCTGGCTCCTGTGGGACAGGGACAGAAAGTCAAACATTGGTGTTCAACCATGTGTCATCCAAGTCTACAGAATGCAGGCTTTTATGTCAAACAAATACTACACCAACTGCTTCACTGACTTAAATTAGAGATGTGGCaattatttgtgatattttctACTGTAGTGTAGGGCAGGAGTCACAACCTGCACAGTCTTGAGCAGCGATGGCTAATGACTAAAATGAGAGCCACAGATGATTCATATATGTTTTATACTCTAGCACCCATACCTCTTCAGTGGATCTGGCCTGGGTCTTCTGGTGTCCTTTGATTCCTGAAGGAGCCACGACTGGAGCAGCTTCATACTTGTGCGAGGCAGCTGATTTtgcctccttttcctcctctttttgcaTTCTTTGTTGCTCCTCTTCGGCACAAACTTCTGCTTCTGACTCACTCTCATCCAGTTCAGACTCTGCACCTCCAtcctcgtcttcatcatccTAATGTGGAGGACCATATAAACATCCTGTTATTCACAGCAAAGGCAAATTGTAGAGTGCATTCCTAGAAGGAATACTGTGATCATTACCCGTTCAGCACTCTCATTCTGCTTAACCTGCTCCTGCTTCTTACGTTTTCGACGGCGCTGAAACAGATGCAGTACTTGACACATCAGAAAATGCATGACTTTACCCATCATACATAGCATAAGAGACTTTACTTATTCAAAGTGCAACAAGTAGGATCTTAAAGGggtgtgaggatgtgtgtgctCACCTTCCTCTTGGCTTTGCGTCGCTCTGCCCTCTGTCtgaccttctcctcctcactcaaATCCTCCTCTCCATTTAATGCAtcctaaacaaacacacacacacacacacacacacacacagagttgaaCATTGCACATTGTACCTTCACCCTTGCAGTACTGACAATGTCCTGTCAGTCTGACACCATTTGTTTACCTGCGACAAAGTGGCATCATCACTTGGGTCAGTTGCGGCACCACAGTCcatctgctcctcctgctgctggacagGGGGGCCTGTTGGGAAATAAACAGCACATCAGGCCTTTAGAACCGGATTACAGCAACTTctgctgttttaatttgtgtcaATGTTTGGGAACTAGATATGTTGTCAGCTGAAACAGCAAGAGATCAAGAGAATGTCTTAATACGGCTCTTGTTCTTAAATTATACAGCACACAGGAAACATCCACACAGCTAGTCATTATCTATGCACATTATGTTGTGTCAGATGGTAATCTGTAGCTAGGTAAGAATCGTTCACATGCCATCAGCTAAACAGACTAAACATAAGCAGCAAGCATCCCTTATAAACAAAAAGTTGCACATTTTCCttaataataacactgatgCTATGAAAACGTTGCTCTGTACAAGATGTAAGTGACTATATATTTAAACATCCGCACAGACCATGATCCTCGTAGGTGTCCTAAAATGGCATCCAAAAGAAACTTGATTTGAAATTGGTCCAACCACTATGACCTTTGATAAGTAAAATCTAAATTCTAAAACGACACTGGGTGGAGACGGGAAAGATGATGTAATGctttcttgtaaaaaaaaataataaaaaatatgagACTCAGCTCAAtatgagacaaaagaaaagtgcTCAGTGATATTGATTCAAGTCGTTTCTTTTCTTAAGAGGAGATGTTTGCTCTAACTTTTCCACGGCCACAAGCCcaacatgcaaataaacagcTGCCTCTGGCACTGTTGTTTGAGAACACACTATCTTTTCTCAGAAACTTGGTTGAAAAATGACATAGGAAACAACCACTGCCCTAAatgtgggatgtgtgtgtgtgtgtgtgtgtgtgtgttgcgtggGCATAGATCAGATCAAACCAGAACGCTGTAGATGATTTAGGCCCCATGGCAGCAGGAATCTATGTggtgtcatatttccatttgttCAGCAAAGATCTTCAGAGTAGTGACAAATTCATACTTGGTCTGTGACTCATGTTGTGACTCGTGAGGCATTGATGAGAGTTATTGCAACTCTCCTACTGCTCAATACAGTTTCCCTCTATTATGTGTAAACTCTATGTATTGCATACTGCATTTcttgtgaaaaaaagaagacaagcaGCCACTGGACTTCCTCATTCTCTCTATCTGTATATTCTATCGGGTACTGGGGCTCTGGTCAACATTTCAGACAGTGTTGATAAAAGCACTACATATATGATTACAGAAAgcaaccatccatccattatttTGCATCTATCAAACTGAGTCTCATTGGCTTTGTTAAAGAGTCAAACATTCTACCATCGCAAGGAGTTAGTGtcttgaaaaacacacatagaaAGTGGAAGGAATTCCAGCTGTCCGTGTCTGGCTCACTACTCAAATGTCAAGAAACAACCACCGCCAAAGCACAGCTCCATCCCATTAGCTGAATCAGGCTTTTTGTTAAATCTTAACTATAATGGAATGACCTCCTAACACATAAATGATCCAAGATCAGTggacaaaagcaacaaaagagTCTCTGTTCTCCCCTTCAAGGAGACTGCCTAAATTAGTGTTGAGTTGAAAGGTGAGCTCTTTCCACAGGAATGCAAAATAACACTGTATCATCACGGACTGGAGCTTTTCACCAGGAAATCAGCTTCACACAGCTCTTTTTCTTCACTGTTCAACATGGCattacagagggagagacatagtgaaagagaaagagagcttAACCTtgtcatcaaaaaaaaaatcactgctAAATCAGGTGTCAGTGATTTTGGAAACTTGACACATGAAATAGTAACATGCCTTTCTAGTTTATGGCTGCAAGGTACAACTGTTGTGGATGGAGTTGAGTCTTTACAAAGTTAGCATGGCATGAAGAATTTGTGACATGACAACTCTTCATCTCAAAGAAACATATTCAGTCTGCTCTCTGATGAGCGTTGGCCTGTCCCCATTAATGTGTAATACGCAGTAGATGTCATAGAGGATATATCATATCGCCATTAATATCAATGTCATATCAGAGGTGTTTGAAAGATGTTCTCAGGGATGCTCATCCGCCTCGGATGTGATTTCGACAGTAAATCAATAAACTAGCTCTACAAGGAAACACATGGAGTGTCAATAAGAGGAACAAAGTGTGGGTAAGTGACATATTTAAAGACGCATAGCACATGCGTCTCATATATAACTCGAAGTAGCACTGAGCACGTTGCAGGGCTTTTACCAGCTATTTGAGGCATTGTTGTCATACCAACATGCAAGAGGGGGTGTACTCCTAATCTGTGTTAGTTTGAGCCTTTTATGCACATCTCCTGCTATATAAGACACACTTAGTTCTGTTATTACTGGCTTCATGAATGTAAAAGtctgtgaaagtgtgttttagAAACGTTATAACAAGTTCTTGGCACCGACTGCGCAAACTTGGAAGTGGTGCAAGCAAGGGTGGAACTGGCAAGAGGGGAACTTTCATTGTTTGACCAAGAATTCAATTTGAACTTCACGTCAAAGACAACTGCGAAACACTACCACAGATATACCGTTTAATAAACCACGTGTTAGACATTATCCACAGTTCCATTATCACTCGCGTTTCACCACCACTTAGGGGATCATTTGAACTTGTGGTCGAGTTTAGAAAGTTTTGAAAATTGGGACGTTTCTTACCGCTCCCGAGTCCCAACAGTCTGCATATATCTCTGGTGAATTTCATGAGCGCAACCATCCAGCATTATCGTCTCAAATATCCCACAACAAATGCTTAAACAACAGGTTTAGGTCAGTGTGGACACGTTTATAACATTGGAAAAATCGATATCGAATCTGCGGGAATCTTTGGTGGTTTAGTCCACTTCCTGAGCGTCAACCGGCGACGCTGGGTCCACCCTGAGCAGCGTCTTAAAGGCACAGGACACCTCAATCGCTATTATCATATCACAGTGAACGCCAACAAAgaatgacgtgtgtgtgtgtgtgtatgcctctTATCGCTAATTAAGTAtgataatgatattaataataatttcattcCATAATTAATTCAATTGATATTAATTTTATTGTCATAATGATATGAATAATGTACTACTTAAAGTACCACTTGTGATACCTTATGTTTATTACAAGTAATACAAACACAAGAATATAGAAAGCACACAGGCTTGaaaatattatcaaaaaatccttgactcaaggtccacttactagatTTCTTCTAGAGTTCATTTTTTTAGTCTTTTTGGTTTGTAAGGTCTTTGTCATTCTTGATAGATGTATTATTCCCCAGAGGAGAAATCAGTTTGGTCTCCCATGCACAATTATATTGGTCCTTGAACTAACCCTATCAGTAAAAGAAATATTACAGTAATGGTTTTCTGAACTTGTAGAAAACCCATTAGGCCACATTTGATTAAACAGTCATCTAACATTAACTTAATTCTAGCATTAATCTAATTGTTGTTTCACATTTATATGAAACAACTTAAGAGTGTCCTGTGGATAAATACGCCTTTTCACAGAAGGACATTTAGACATgacatagtaggaaaagcacaggtataaataataaaatgaatgatggctagattccatttagctgcttcagtttcaggatcctgatactgggacacttgaataaaacagagcattgttcatgttattagtaacacttgTGTTTTCCTACCATGAtatgtcaaaatatctgctgtgaaaaaaagacCTATTAGATTTCTAACTTGATATCCTGAAATGTCACATCAATCCCACACAATATAATCATTATGCATAGTTAATGTAATAGTAAGAAAAAACCACATTTGCTTGAATTCATTTGAATCTATTCATACAAAGTTGTAAAAAGTCCCATTGTGCATTTGTAATGATTTCCATCATTACAGTTTTAGTTCATTTCAGTGTTAGTTCAGTTATtctaaaaacatacattttttggTATCAGTGATTTTCTGCTGGCTCAGTTCGATGTCACAAAAGGATTTTGTGTGGCAGTATTGCACAAGTGTTTAATATCAGAAGTAATATCCAGTTGATCCCACCGGTGGGCATTAACAGCCTATAAAGAGCCTGACAGACTCTTTTATTGAACATCTCCTTGTCTCTTTCATCCCATGTCAGCTGTATTATGAAATCAACCATTTAgccccttttttccttttcagatACCCTTCCAAACAGGATGCACAACATAATATGGTGGAGAGATAACTGATCAGATAGATAGTTGGAGTGAGTGTTGAAATGTGTTGCTAATTTTTCTCAATTAGTCAAATTCACATgaatcagacagaaaagaagttGAACATTGATGTGCAGACCACACACTGATGCTGTCAGATGTTTCAGCGACGTTTCAGgtcagccatgacagtgagcgCTGCGTTCCAGCCAGGGGAACCCATCACACCAccacctaaaaaaaacattaaacatacaAAATGGTCAAGAATGTGTTGGTCTTGTTTGGTGTAGGGAAATCAGAAACAGCCACCCGACATCACAAAGTGACTTCATTTCTTTATCATCAGCAGCAAGGATAAGCTTTCTTCTAAAGGTCCAAAGGTTCATTAACTGTTCTGTCACCAGGCAGCATAACAAGTATGGTTgtacatactatactatattactAACAGTACTATATTACACAACACTATACACAACAAACAGCCACATTTGCAATTCAATATTCAGCTGAGGGTTCAGCATTAAAAGCAAACCTGGATGACAGCCACTGCCACACATATACAGCCCTTTTATTGGTGAACGGTAGTCTGAGAGAGAGGGCAAAGGTCGTGCTAGGTAGAGCTGGTCCAGTGACATTGATCCATGGAAGATATTCTGTAAAGACAAGACCAAAATgcttactttttctttttgtctcttgatAGAATTACAATATTATGAGGAAAGTAGCCTGCCATGATTGCCTCATACAGTCCTACACAATAAACTGAAGCGGATATCATTCAGTGAGCTAATGTCACTTTACACAGCTGATGTGAACTTTGATTCTGGCTCAGTGGTTGTGGTAAAACTGTCTGTAACCATTAACTGCTTATACAACAGGTCAGTCCCTGAGCGGATAGTGAACAACAGAATACTGCAGAGGATGCAGATTACTTCCTCATCCAGTGAACAGTTTATTGTGTCAAGCAAATCAGATGTATATCTACATTCAAATTGCTGCTCAGTTCTACAATGTCTACAGAGTACAGTATGTACCCCTCCAGTGAGCCCAAAGATCCTCTCCAAGTCAGGCGGAGCCAGGATGTCCCTGCCCACCACCGACTTCTTGAACCCTGGGGCATATTGTTCCACCCAGTCAAATGCTGATGAgaccaaaaaaacacatgctttATCACTGAAACAGGTCATTTAAGTAGTAAAGTAGTCGTATACATTTAAATACTCCTTTAAACACTGTTTATCTATTTAGGAAAAAATACTTCCTTAATTTCatcattcaatatttaaaaagtacagATTATCAAACTTAAAATATGACTGTTTCTAAGTGAATTCCTGTTTTAAAAAGGCATatctcattttggaataaacattttcctttctaATTAGCAATGCACACGTTTGGCATACTATAATAACTATAAGAATCCTGGATCATTGTGCGTTACCAGTGTCTGCGAAGGCCTCTCTGTCCTGGTCAGTCCACTCCCTGCCCTCTATGTGGTAGGGGGTGAATTGGGTGAACAGTGACACCACGTGGCAACCAGGGGGAGCCAGAGTAGGATCCAACACAGAGGGGATGGTCATCTCCAACATGGGTCTGCAGGAAAACATGGTGGAGGGGTGAGTCATTCAAGGCTAAATGTTATCTATGAGATAAGGATAAGCGAAAATCCTAACCCAGTCTGGTGGAGAGTTATGCTGACATAAATGTGTGGAGAAAATATCTACGATACAAGGAACATAATATTACAGTTTTAAGACATATACATTATAAGGAAAGACATTCTAAAGTGCAGCATACACTTatgatatgttttgttttacttattgTGATAAGCAGTGGCAGGATGttactaagtacatttactcaagttctgtACTTATGTACAAATTTCAGGTATTTGcactttacttcagtattttcttttcatgtcactttctacttctactccacgagtttatgaaatatgatgatatgatgaaCTACTCATTGGTTGCAGGGTTAGGCCAACTCAACCGACTACAACAAAAGCCTCCTTTTAGATTAATCCATGAGTCATAATAATCTAATGGTATAATATATATTAGTATAACGCAGGGGGCATTTTTCTGCTTACTTTTAatgctttaagtacattttcctgaatTTCCtgaaagatctgaatacttcctccaccactcgTGATGAGCACTACTTTTTACAGCTACAGATTACTCTCTAATCTACAATAACAAGCACCTAACACTTTGTCCTGTATTCTCTACAGTAAGGAATGTATGACTAGCTCTTAGGTACCACTTAGGAGAACAATATTGATTGAAACTTATTTGTCCAGAATAAGTTTACGATCTCTTGC includes these proteins:
- the LOC139294590 gene encoding tetratricopeptide repeat protein 31, giving the protein MVALMKFTRDICRLLGLGSGPPVQQQEEQMDCGAATDPSDDATLSQDALNGEEDLSEEEKVRQRAERRKAKRKRRRKRKKQEQVKQNESAERDDEDEDGGAESELDESESEAEVCAEEEQQRMQKEEEKEAKSAASHKYEAAPVVAPSGIKGHQKTQARSTEEEPEWDVSSAFFANAASHIKPKGSSRKSKENKENEVRRETNGTDTMTKKSASLTEKGIKLVQEGQYAQAVSMFTEAIKCDPKDYRFFGNRSYCYYCLEQYPQALADAERSIQLAPDWPKGHFRKGSALMGMKRYSEAEKAMEQVLKLDKDCEEAVNDLFNCKVLQLMELGFEEMQSVLLLEKFSTVQAVVASSGSQDPSVVQPGPCPSLWVGNVTTELTEKHLWDLFKLYGEIESIRVLHERFCAFVNFKNANMAARAMEKLNGYCIENTRLVVRYPDRRTQKVLPIPLKTCLPVTQQAGAAAGPRRRGPVNGDECYFWRTTGCHFGDKCRYKHILDQRGKDRKPWQP